The following proteins are encoded in a genomic region of Dermatophagoides farinae isolate YC_2012a chromosome 8, ASM2471394v1, whole genome shotgun sequence:
- the LOC124496010 gene encoding uncharacterized protein LOC124496010 — protein MRKKDNNNHTMIVINKLRLFWFFAIFSSSQLIIPCMTSDESNFKIESTGWIIADASNNNWPSKNLKETGEFYVYDKISENRDTLKLNQESWPLNEKISNYSILFTYWKPNNDLRWQYHENSKKKCILLSNNTKTFTETKWERLSHDQWKKIELVALDTDARIFFKNIDVVYREKIDLPKRQNPTDNFKELLDGFNEISVDHFEYNETYDHTATLQYLISKPDDFGKTCIEIKQEPKQELLKKNFLNISVTFENEHAIELPLISLSKFCLGNYFALNANGRTMITINVEPGETKFIVTFTKDGKPDVKPIVPKNEIDNNKWIYNHPLFDYSIMLGKKADENTEIYACDVMANCFQYVTNDNLFYELESFSQNALSKSPIIKRYSTNSKLQFEDKSKILSMEEKVFEQIKKRMKPNEKVKFDDKTKTISGVNDTLTIPYIDLRAYPSVSLSAAGSDEILVKSVSIHNEENTVSTIEFDDVNLSKMEKFSNFLHPRTSDLFENYWLEFNFQPTSKSKNLKLKLESSAAALDTIAEDENQDRVLGFYDWKKVPYETQERNLSFQIKSSSTNCTESFDVPIQVIFYDGKIFKQKVNFKKEKNACNYKGDMNNIQINGPFNIFYDFQNPTYDNKKADFSMQISKLDRKETKPTSPTYHWFDGKFDNLNYCPVNFEFDQSVKRCMLRTIYRNIHVNCNSTIGCSNILDRKLLHINLYGDGKIFEYFGVKTFYFPSINKKAVKNPIAIKRIDDQNNFCISLIYFGNGSRFFISHDWSTALYSPLSFNSKISDGSLSNSKPSSLSSICASHLSAHPEEVDSIFLWFEPSDQYDGLEYITNIIVEYPKLPEALNSFNLDDLMEEYFIPHDENNIFFNETEKSFGINFSSADHNDTTSFENRLISKFINLNRIIAIDTFQIDFAFRQFIGNWIDYGDVFIEFRPSSEDQKSYSLKELKSSQVNTLIYKRMNQTIDKFQIQFVFRVDNLKKKDLNLDFSINGIALNDPCVNKNIDQSFCHKQQHYGECVRHFSPKPFHRCKCAKYASGNDCELIDYCIKDDGSTYCIEHNFGLCENSADQYECSCPNGQRWVRFMKWCLTPVDKECPINEHFAYNNKNEPICICNENFIRINGSCVEYNICDPLHRKEKREQPEKPCENGLAECQPLPNDQYRCVCPSNLYNVKGNFGKDAQCSDRFCDLYMECDQKCVFNSTSGQHNCVCFNSQYKLDSDNKCQILENFREKLAKCLPEDPQSLNTLEMPYLDLVGNCMCRFGYNYNATSKKCEDNDNDKIHKILGCESFRINDDGKFECQCPKGKEFDNHYGECRWKPCPSDMMIKYAHDKNDPGNFECISPCDSKLVRSCSAFGGQFYECHSDLAIGSLIEYNSDWDIDEPFVHGYHHASTDSNKYCRCIFGFDLFDSWERRCIPKRNFNYFTIDMTFTKINNKDITEVFFKDILSILYDSKRLTIESVICTENGDESFECKAVLSTWDSSITTDAIKKLLEINCINKAQLFAKSSNDSCVYLYKSTKKGQNQITIERKTDSIIHSDPYDFCQSNPCSFFPNSYCESNPKDRSDFKCKCGDGYKIDEKFSNTSDGTISCM, from the exons atgcgaaaaaaagacaataataatcatacaatgattgtgatcaataaattacgattattttggttttttgccATCTTTTCATCTAGTCAGTTAATTATTCCATGTATGACCagtgatgaatcaaatttcaagaTTG AATCAACTGGCTGGATAATTGCTGAtgcatcaaataataattggccAAGTAAAAATCTAAAAGAAACTGGGGAATTTTATGTTTACGATAAAATCTCTGAAAATCGTGATACATTAAAACTGAATCAAGAATCATGGccattaaatgaaaaaatttcaaattattccattttattcACA tATTGGAAACCAAATAACGATTTACGGTGGCAATatcatgaaaattcaaagaaaaaatgtatattattatcaaataatacaaaaacatTCACTGAAACAAAATGGGAAAGATTATCACAtgatcaatggaaaaaaattgaactaGTTGCATTGGATACAGATgcaagaatatttttcaaaaatatcgatg TTGTgtatagagaaaaaattgatttaccAAAACGTCAAAATCCGACTGATAATTTCAAAGAATTACTTGAtggattcaatgaaatttctgttgatcattttgaatataatgaaacATACGATCATACTGCAACATTACAATATTTGATTTCCAAGCCGGATGATTTTGGCAAGACGTGTATCGAAATAAAACAGGAACCAAAGCaagaattattaaaaaaaaacttcctGAATATCAGTgttacatttgaaaatgaacatgCCATTGAACTTCCTCTTATTTCTctttcaaaattttgtttgggAAATTATTTTGCATTGAATGCTAACGGTAGAACTATGATCACTATCAATGTGGAACCCggtgaaacaaaatttattgtaACATTCACTAAGGATGGCAAACCAGATGTTAAACCGATTGTACCGAAAAAcgaaatcgataataataaatggataTACAATCACCCATTGTTTGATTATAGCATAATGTTGGGAAAAAAAGCCGATGAAAATACCGAAATCTATGCCTGTGATGTAATGgcaaattgttttcaatatgtCACCAATGATAATCTATTTTATGAGCTAGAATCATTCAGTCAAAATGCATTGAGTAAATCACCAATCATCAAAAGGTATTCTACCAATTCGAAGCTTCAATTTGAagataaatcaaaaatattgtcaatggaagaaaaagtttttgaacaaatcaaaaaaagaatgaaaccTAACGAAAAAgtaaaatttgatgataaaactaAGACAATTTCTGGAGTAAATGATACACTCACAATTCCATACATTGATCTTCGTGCATATCCTTCTGTTTCACTATCAGCTGCAGGATCGGATGAGATTCTTGTTAAAAGTGTTTCAATTCATAACGAAGAAAACACTGTCTCTACAATTGAATTCGACGATgtaaatttatcaaaaatggaaaaattttcaaattttttgcaTCCACGAACCTCggatttatttgaaaattattggcTAGAATTCAATTTCCAACCAACTTCTAAATCCAAGAacttgaaattaaaattagaatcatcagcagcagcattagATACAATAGCAGAAGATGAAAACCAag ATCGTGTTTTGGGATTCTACGATTGGAAAAAAGTACCGTACGAAACGCAAGAAAGAAACTTGTCTTTCCAAATTAAATCATCTTCAACAAATTGTACTGAATCTTTCGATGTTCCAATTCAAgttattttttatgatggtaaaattttcaaacaaaaagtcaatttcaaaaaagaaaaaaatgcctgCAATTATAAAGGTGATATGAATAATATACAAATCAATGGACCATTCAACATTTTCTACGATTTTCAAAATCCGACTTATGATAATAAGAAAGCTGATTTTTCAATGCAAATTAGCAAATTGGATAGAAAA GAAACAAAACCAACAAGTCCAACATATCATTGgtttgatggaaaatttgataatttgaattattgtccagtaaattttgaattcgatCAAAG TGTCAAGAGATGTATGTTAAGAACTATTTATCGAAATATACATGTCAATTGTAATTCAACAATCGGATGTTCAAACATTTTGGATCGAAAATTATTGCATATTAATTTATATGGAGatggaaaaatattcgaGTATTTTGGAgtgaaaacattttattttccgaGCATAAACAAAAAAGCCGTAAAAAATCCGATTGCAATCAAaagaattgatgatcaaaataatttttgcaTTTCACTCATATATTTTGGCAACGGCAGTCGATTTTTCATCAGCCATGATTGGTCAACAGCATTATATTCACCATTATcgttcaattcaaaaatttcagatGGTAGTCTTTCTAATTCAAAACCAAGCTCTTTATCATCGATTTGTGCTAGTCACTTATCAGCACATCCTGAAGAAGTCGATTCCATATTCTTATGGTTTGAACCATCAGATCAGTATGATGGCTTGGAATATATTACCAATATTATAGTTGAATATCCAAAATTGCCGGAGGCACTAAATTCGTTCAATCTTGATGACTTAATGGAGGAATATTTTATCCcacatgatgaaaataacatattttttaatgaaacCGAAAAATCATTTGGAATTAATTTCTCATCGGCTGACCATAATGATACGACCAGTTTTGAAAATCGGTTGATAAgtaaattcatcaatctaAATCGAATAATAGCGATCGATACATTCCAGATTGATTTTGCTTTCCGCCAATTCATTGGTAATTGGATTGATTATGGTGAcgttttcattgaattccgACCATCTTCCGAAGATCAGAAATCTTATTCACTCAAg GAATTGAAATCAAGTCAAGTGAATACATTGATTTATaaaagaatgaatcaaaCGATTGATAAATTTCAGATACAATTTGTTTTCAGAGTAGACAATctgaaaaagaaagatttgaatttagatttttctATCAATGGAATAGCGTTGAATGACCCATGtgttaataaaaatattgatcaaagCTTTTgccataaacaacaacattacgGAGAATGTGTACGACATTTTTCTCCTAAACCATTTCATCGTTGCAAATGTGCCAAGTATGCTTCTGGCAATGATTGTGAACTGATAGATTATTGTATAAAGGATGATGGCAGTACTTATTGTATCGAGCATAATTTTGGACTTTGTGAAAATTCCGCCGATCAATATGAATGTTCTTGTCCGAATGGACAACGGTGGGTTAGATTTATGAAATG GTGTTTGACACCAGTCGATAAAGAATGTCCCATTAATGAACATTTTgcttataataataaaaacgaaCCAATCTGTAtatgtaatgaaaattttattcgtaTCAATGGTTCATGTGTTGAATACAATATCTGTGATCCATTACAtcggaaagaaaaaagagaacaaccagaaaaaccATGTGAAAATGGATTGGCCGAATGTCAACCACTTCCGAATGACCAATATCGTTGTGTTTGTCCATCAAATCTTTACAATGTAAAAg GTAATTTCGGAAAAGATGCACAATGTAGTGATCGATTTTGTGATCTATATATGGAATGTGATCAAAAATGTGTATTCAATTCGACTAGTGGCCAGCAcaattgtgtttgtttcaacAGTCAATATAAACTTGATTCGGATAATAAATGCCAAATCCTTGAAAATTTCCGTGAAAAACTTGCCAAATGTTTACCCGAAGATCCACAATCACTGAACACATTAGAAATGCCATACCTTGACCTTGTTGGTAATTGTATGTGTAGATTCGGTTACAACTACAACGCAACAAGTAAAAAATGCGAAGATAATG ACAATgacaaaattcataaaatacTTGGTTGTGAAAGTTTTCGAATAAACGATGATGGTAAATTTGAATGTCAATGTCCAAAAGGTAAAGAATTCGATAATCACTATGGTGAATGTCGATGGAAACCATGTCCAtctgatatgatgattaaatatgctcatgataaaaatgatcctGGCAATTTTGAATGTATTTCTCCTTGTGATTCAAAATTGGTTCGAAG TTGTTCAGCATTTGGTGGACAATTCTATGAATGTCATTCTGATCTGGCAATTGGAtctttgattgaatataattCTGATTGGGATATAGATGAACCATTTGTACATGGATATCATCATGCAAGTACtgattcaaacaaatattgTCGATGCATTTTTGGCTTCgatttattcgattcatgGGAAAGACGTTGTATACCGAAAcgtaattttaattatttcaCGATCGATATGACTTtcacaaaaatcaataacaaaGATATT ACCGAAGTGTTTTTCAAAGACATCTTGAGCATTCTATATGATTCTAAAAGATTGACAATCGAAAGTGTAATTTGTACggaaaatggtgatgaatcatttgaatgtaaAGCGGTATTATCAACCTGGGATTCTTCAATCACAACGGATGcgattaaaaaattattagaaATTAATTGCATTAACAAGGCACAATTATTTGCTAAATCATCAAACGATTCATGTGTTTATCTatataaatcaacaaaaaaaggacAGAATCAAATCACAATTGAACGAAAAACTGATTCGATAATACATTCAGATCCATATGAT TTTTGTCAATCGAATccatgttcattttttcctaATTCATATTGTGAATCCAATCCAAAAGATAGATCTGATTTTAAATGTAAATGTGGTGATGGctataaaattgatgaaaaattttccaacaCCAGTGATGGAACAATATCATGCATGTAA
- the LOC142597764 gene encoding uncharacterized protein LOC142597764: MKLTATLLLILTLNLFSIYVDANPRFKRDNLDDVLNEAEELIERGEDVLEKLPDSDLKDEITEKLATMKYYKHELEYAYNPFKIAHFELELLTMFKKFKPLLNEAFDIIKSLTTTTTTEPTTTTTTKKPTTTTTTEVPTTTKKPTTTTKKPTTTTKKPTTTTTTEAPTTTRRPTTTTRRPTTTTKKPTTTTTTEAPTTTKKPTTTTKKPTTTTKKPTTTTTTEAPTTTRRPTTTTKKPTTTTKKPTTTTTTEAPTTTRRPTTTTKKPTTTTRRPTTTTKKPTTTTKKPTTTTRRPTTTTKKPTTTTKKPTTTTKKPTTTTTEAPATTRRPTTTTKKPTTTTTTEAPTTTRRPTMTTKKPTTTTPEPTTITRRPTTTTSEPTTTTRRPTTTTSEPTTTTRRPTTTTTTELTTMNNTSPEPTNSINRKTNKISFLSLVP, translated from the exons ATGAAATTAACCGCaacattattgttgattctaacattgaatttgttcaGTATTTATG TTGATGCAAATCCACGATTCAAACGTGATAATCTAGATGATGTTTTGAACGAAGCTGAAGAGCTTATTGAAAGAGGCGAGGATGTATTGGAAAAGTTGCCCGATTCAGATTTGAAAGATGAAATCACAGAAAAACTGGCAACCATGAAGTATTACAAACATGAGTTAGAATATGCATATAATCCATTCAAAATCGCCCATTTTGAATTGGAATTGTTGACAATGTTCAAAAAGTTCAAGCCATTATTGAACGAAGCTTTTGATATTATCAAATCCttgacaacaacgacaaccacagaaccaacaacgacaacgacaaccaagaaaccaacaacgacaacaacaacggaagTGCCGACGACAACCAAGAAACCAACAACGACCACCAAGAAACCGACAACCACAACCAAGAAACcgacaaccacaacaacaacggaagCGCCAACGACAACCAGAAGACCGACAACCACAACCAGAAGACCGACAACCACAACCAAGAAaccgacaacgacaacaacaacggaagCGCCAACGACAACCAAGAaaccaacaaccacaaccaaGAAACCTACAACCACAACCAAGAAACcgacaaccacaacaacaacggaagCGCCAACGACCACCAGAAGACCAACAACGACCACCAAGAAACCGACAACCACAACCAAGAAACcgacaaccacaacaacaacggaagCGCCAACGACCACCAGAAGACCAACAACGACCACCAAGAAACCGACAACTACAACCAGGAGACCGACAACCACAACCAAGAAAccgacaacgacaaccaaGAAACCGACAACCACAACCAGAAGaccaacaacgacaaccaagaaaccaacaaccacaaccaaGAAACCTACAACCACAACCAAGAAACcgacaaccacaacaacggAAGCGCCAGCGACCACCAGAAGACCAACAACGACCACCAAGAAACcgacaaccacaacaacaacggaagCGCCAACGACCACCAGAAGACCAACAATGACCACCAAGAAACCGACAACTACAACTCCTGAACCAACAACGATAACCAGAAgaccaacaaccacaactTCTGaaccaacaacgacaaccagaagaccaacaaccacaactTCTGaaccaacaacgacaaccagAAGaccaacaacgacaacaaccacGGAActaacaacaatgaataacACCAGTCCAGAACCAacgaattcaatcaatagaaaaacaaataaaatttcattcttaTCATTGGTTCCATAA
- the LOC142597763 gene encoding uncharacterized protein LOC142597763 isoform X2, protein MKLTATLLFILTLSWASIFVDANTRDNRDGVLKQAEELIERGEDVLEKLPDLNLNNETTIKKPAKPTTKPTNSTTNTTTTATTKKPTTTTKKPTTTTKKPTTTTKKPTTTTKKLTTTTKKPTTTTTTKAPTTTTEPTTTTTEPTTTTTEPTTTTTEPTTTTTEPTTTTTEPTTTTTEPTTTTTEPTTTTTEPTTTTTEPTTTTTEPTTTTTEPTTTTTEPTTTTTEPTTTTTEPTTTTTEPTTTTTEPTTTTTEPTTTTTEPTTTTTEPTTTTTEPTTTTTEPTTTTTEPTTTTTEPTTTTTEPTTTTTEPTTTTSEPTTTTTEQTTTTTEPTTTTTTSEPTTTTTTTEPTTSTPKPTTSTPKPTTSTPKPTTSTPKPTTSTPKPTTSTPKPTTSTPKPTTTSPKPTTTSPKPTTSTPKPTTPTPEPTTKTPEPTTKTPEPTTPTPEPTTKTPEPTTPTPEPTTTTPEPTTTTPEPTTPTPEPTTPTTEPTSPSPKPTTPTPEPTTKTPEPTTPTPEPTTTTPEPTTTTPEPTTPTTEPTSPSPKPTSPSPKPTSPSPKPTSPSPKPTSPSPKPTSPSPKPTSPSPKPTSQSPKPTTMNKTSPEPTNSINRKTFLSDWFHKIRTRFNLF, encoded by the exons ATGAAATTAACCGCCACATTATTGTTTATTCTAACATTGAGTTGGGCAAGTATTTTCG TTGATGCAAATACACGTGATAATCGAGATGGTGTTTTGAAACAAGCTGAAGAGCTTATTGAAAGGGGCGAGGATGTACTGGAAAAGCTGCCCgatttaaatttgaacaatGAAACGACAATTAAGAAACCAGCAAAACCAACCACGAAACCAACAAACTCAACCACGAACACGACCACGACAGCCACAACCAAGAAGCCGACAACCACAACCAAGAAACCCACAACGACAACCAAGAAACCGACAACCACAACCAAGAaaccaacaacgacaaccaaGAAACTGACAACCACAACCAAGAAACcgacaaccacaacaacaacgaaagcGCCAACCACAACTACCGaaccaacaaccacaactaCGGaaccaacaacgacaactacggaaccaacaaccacaactaCGGaaccaacaaccacaactaCCGaaccaacaaccacaactaCGGaaccaacaaccacaactaCGGaaccaacaaccacaactaCGGaaccaacaaccacaactaCGGaaccaacaacgacaactacggaaccaacaaccacaactaCCGaaccaacaaccacaactaCGGaaccaacaacgacaactacggaaccaacaaccacaactaCGGaaccaacaaccacaactaCCGaaccaacaacgacaactacggaaccaacaaccacaactaCGGaaccaacaaccacaactaCCGaaccaacaaccacaactaCGGaaccaacaaccacaactaCGGaaccaacaaccacaactaCGGaaccaacaaccacaactaCGGaaccaacaaccacaactaCGGaaccaacaaccacaactaccgaaccaacaac gaCAACCACGGaaccaacaaccacaactaCCGaaccaacaacgacaaccTCGGAACcaacaactacaactacAGAACAGACAACGACAACCACGGaaccaacaaccacaacgaCAACCTCGGaaccaacaaccacaacgaCAACCACGGAACCGACAACCTCAACTCCGAAACCGACAACCTCAACTCCGAAACCGACAACCTCAACTCCGAAACCGACAACCTCAACTCCGAAACCGACAACCTCAACTCCGAAACCGACAACCTCAACTCCGAAACCGACAACCTCAACTCCGAAACCGACAACCACAAGTCCGaaaccgacaacaacaagtccGAAACCGACAACCTCAACTCCGAAACCGACAACCCCAACTCCTGAACCGACAACCAAAACACCCGAACCGACAACCAAAACACCGGAGCCGACAACCCCAACTCCTGAACCGACTACCAAAACACCGGAGCCGACAACCCCAACTCCTGAACCGACGACCACAACTCCTgaaccgacaacaacaactccTGAACCGACAACCCCAACTCCTGAACCGACAACACCAACTACCGAACCGACATCACCAAGTCCGAAACCGACAACCCCAACTCCTGAACCGACTACCAAAACACCGGAGCCGACAACCCCAACTCCTGAACCGACGACCACAACTCCTgaaccgacaacaacaactccTGAACCGACAACACCAACTACCGAACCGACATCACCAAGTCCGAAACCGACATCACCAAGTCCGAAACCGACATCACCAAGTCCGAAACCGACATCACCAAGTCCGAAACCGACATCACCAAGTCCGAAACCGACATCACCAAGTCCGAAACCGACATCACCAAGTCCGAAACCGACAAGCCAAAGTCCGAAACcgacaacaatgaataaaaccAGTCCAGAACCAacgaattcaatcaatagaaAAACATTCTTATCCGATTGGTTCCATAAGATTCGAACCAGATTCAATCTTTTCtaa
- the LOC142597752 gene encoding uncharacterized protein LOC142597752 — protein PTTTTTEQTTTTTTTTEPTTTTTEPTTSTTTEPTTTTTEPTTTTTTEPTTTTTTTEPTTTTTEQTTTTTTTTEPTTTTTEPTTTTTTEPTTQRQLQNQPTPQRQP, from the coding sequence ccgacaacgacaactacAGAACAGACAACAACCACGACGACAACTACAGAACCGACAACCACAACCACGGAgccaacaacatcaacaactaCGGAAccgacaacgacaaccacggaaccaacaaccacaacaactaCGGAACCAACTACCACAACGACAACCACGGAAccgacaacgacaactacAGAACAGACAACAACCACGACGACAACTACAGAACCGACAACCACAACCACGGaaccaacaaccacaacaactaCGGAACCAACCACACAACGACAACTACAGAACCAACCGACACCACAACGACAACCA
- the LOC142597753 gene encoding uncharacterized protein LOC142597753, which translates to MKLTATLLFILTLSWASIFVDANPRFKRDNRDDVLKQAEELIEKGEDVLEKLPDSDLKNEIAEKLATMKHFKHELENAKNPIKIAHFELELLTMFKKFKTLLYEADEIIKSLTTTTTEPTTSTTTEPTTTTTEPTTTTTTEPTTTTT; encoded by the exons ATGAAATTAACCGCCACATTATTGTTTATTCTAACATTGAGTTGGGCAAGTATTTTCG TTGATGCAAATCCACGATTCAAACGTGATAATCGGGATGATGTTTTGAAACAAGCTGAAGAGCTTATTGAAAAAGGCGAAGATGTATTGGAAAAGTTGCCCGATTcagatttgaaaaatgaaatcgcAGAAAAACTGGCAACCATGAAGCATTTCAAACATGAATTagaaaatgcaaaaaatccaatcaaaatCGCCCATTTTGAATTGGAATTGTTGACAATGTTCAAAAAGTTCAAGACATTATTGTACGAAGCtgatgaaattatcaaatccttgacaacaacaacaacggaaccaacaacatcaacaactaCGGAAccgacaacgacaaccacggaaccaacaaccacaacaactaCGGAaccaaccacaacaacaaca